One Glycine soja cultivar W05 chromosome 7, ASM419377v2, whole genome shotgun sequence genomic window, ACATTCTTTTGTTTCCGGTTGGGATATAAAAGGTGAGAGTAGAAGATAAATCTCTTTTCTCCTCCtgataaaatatgtatttgttGTAAGATAAATGGAATTATAAGTAGGGTGCGCACACGCGTGTGTACGTACATGCACAAGATTATGTATAGACAAGACGTAATTTCTAGTACATACACACACGTGTGTACGTACACACGAGCACCAAAGTATGTATGGACAAGACAAAAGTATGTATGGACAAGACGTAATTTCTAATACATACATACAAAGTACAATAGTAAAAAACAAGGGCAAAACTTAAGTGTAGCTTTTAAGTTTTCTAGTGTTTCTCTTCAGAATTTGAGTCTCATCTCAATAATCCATGCAATAAAAGTTAACGGGAAAAGTTTTAATTTCCAGttgaaataagtatttattgCAAGTGGAATCATAATAAGTAGGGTGCGCTCCCTTTTTTCCTTTAACACACGAGTACAAGACTAAAAATAAGGACAAATTTTGGGttcagttagtttttttttttttttttgactagTAATTCTTCAATCAATCTGAATTTTTATTAGATATTACATATATAAAGGTCAGCAAAATGTTGGTGTGAATCGTTAAGGTAAAATTTCAATTCGATTGAGATAAAgtgcaaaatattttaatacacaAGTTTTGTCCTACAATTAAAAAAGACTTAAATGTTTTTGTCcctataaatatgttttttttttaattttagttcctttaaattcttttgtttgtttttagttcATGTAAGTGCATGTCTTTTCAATTTAGTTCTTGTaagattttttgattttttctttatttttaagtttactttttttattcattttggtCCTTATAAGCACATATTTatgaagactaaaaataaaaaaaataaaatcttaaagagaccaaaattaaaattgtgtaaaCTGACAAgatgaaaaatgaataaatttcttACCAGCatcaaaacttaaaaaaccCAAATTTACTAAgactaaaatgaataaaaaaacttagatgtgatttgctttttattttctgtttttattttttgttttcattttctaaaagttgttttcattttcaaaagattagaattttaaaaacatgtttggtttgacttcttgttttctgctttcaaaaaataaaaacactgaaaatgtgttttcaaaagaaaatgtatttttagatttgcttaaaattatatttcttgtcACCGCATTTTCATTTTACCTAAAATAAGGTTCCTGATTTCaactgaaaacgagattttattgtttttagttttttgttcgtttgagaaaaaatattttcactgaaaatgttttcaaaaatccaatcaaacacattttcattactttttttctatttccagtaaaaatgaaaacaaaaaataaccaaaccaaacacccccttacataaactaaaattgaaaaaatttgaACTTCGGAAgactaaaaacatttaaattttaaaaataagcttTGAAGTAAATCCAACAAAACTTATTATAAAGAATCACATGAACAAACCATAAAACCCTCATGCCTGATCTTCCATTGTTATTGGTTCGACTAACTTGTATACAATGAATAATATAAGAAACATTCTACCGGAGCACTCATCCTGGGACTGCACTTTCTCCTATATTATCTTACAAATCTATGGCATTCAAATTCCCTATTTAGCAGAAAGAACTAAGAAGGCTAGGATGAGCcattaaaatttacttaaatcTCATGGTtaatacaaaagaaataaacctcaaaaaataaaaaataaagctaaCGTTAGTGCTATATAGAACTATTCACTGTGTAATTGTCATTCTTTCTCTAGtagtctcttttatttttttaagcttCCTCTAGCGTCTCGTTGGTTGGCTCTGCTaaagcctaaaactagaacAGAACATTGAATGACAAATGATTCAAACAATAGTTTACTAAAATGGTATTCAGttcttgtatttaatttttcgtTAAGAAAGATCTTAACGTATGTCTGTCAAAAAATGTTATTACTTTTTCTCTAACACGCTTAGTCAACGAAAAATCCAACACTATTATAATTTTCGCCTGTTAGAATTCATGTAAAGCTCATTCCAGCACTCTGGAACTCTTTTAGTGTCACTTACAAAGTTGACAAGTAAAATACTAAAACATTACTCTGAAAATACAGGATCAAAACTGGCAAAATTGCAAATAACTTAATATGCCATATATGCTTATCTCCCAAACAAACACCTACAGGCTATACTTTCGCCGAAGCAAACAAGATACTTCCATCTACGTATATGATTTAAAATTGGATAATTTTGGAAAGATATTGTAAAGCTAATAACAATATCAGCTCTTGAATCTGATGCTTCTACTGATAGCCGCATTAATTCCAGAGGATTCTCCACCATAAGGAGCAGTCGGCCTCTTGATACTCTGAACTTGCCCCTTGCGGTTCTTAACAGCCTTTTGATGCTTGAGCTGCACATTGGGATAGCAAGATAAAGACAAATGTCAAGCAAGAAAGACACCAGCTAACCAACACAATTTGAGGAGTTTGTTAACCCCAAAGAATAAATGCTTCTAGACAGAGTACCTTGTAATTCTTTCTGGGATTCTTTTTTGCCTTGTTGCGATTGCGGGTTAGTCCCCTATTCTTCTCAATCTACAGCATATTGGCAACAAGGTAAATGCTTGCAATTTTGTAAGAAATGATGAACAATTCAATTGAAAACCATAGTAGATTGAGCAAGAACCTGAGAAGAAATATGGCGCTTTCCTTCTACAATCTCTGGCAATGAAGAGACTGAAGTGTTCCTGCAACAGCAATCAATCTTTATTACCAAATTGAAGATGGTCGcaacaataaaattgaaatagcCAAGTCATATtaaagcataatatatccagaacAAGTTACAAAAGAGCCAAAAGGCTAACAAAACTTCACCTTGAGTAAGTCTCAGCTTTTGCTGCAAGTTTTGCAGCTCGCAGTTGTTCCACTTGTttgtaaaattcattttctgagTCCCCACTTCCACCGTCATCCTCTTCATCGGTAACCTCATTAGGTCCAAGATCAGTCATCTgatcatcaccatcatcatccTCAGTCCTAATTCCAGCACCAGCCAACACCCGAAGCTCGTGTTTCCTTCGCCTTTCACCAATATCATCTCTCTTTGGTAAATCATCATCACCAGAAACCACCTTACTCAAAAAAAGGATCAGTTAGATGTTTCAAAAGCAGGTGATATAAAGAGTGAATATTTTGTAGCCTAAAACAATGGaaagattttatttcttttgcatCATGAATAGCACAAACTGCAGATACTGTACAACCTTTTACACAAACAAAATGAACTAACATTGGCAGCAGGCCGGGTCATAGCTCAATAGTCAATCTAGAAGGGAGAAAGAGGGAAACTATTTCAAAAGTAGTGGGGCCCACTAGTACTATTTCTCACCTATTTCTACTcatctcttctctatttctcTTCAACCAAAACCTTTACTTTTCACTTTATTCCTCCCCTATTTCCACTCCCTTTTTATTTGCATCTACACTATTTCTCTCCTCTCTACCAAACAGGGCATAAGGGATCCAAGTCCTTCCATACAGTGgttaaaatgacattttaaagTAGCCTACAATGTGCACGCCACTATGAATTGCAAAGGGAATCAGACATCAAATTCATCGTGCAAAACTTTGAAGTTCAGTACCTTGGGCTTCTTCATATTTGCATTAAGGAATTGTGAAACTTGTTTTGAGCCATAACCATTAATCAATCTAGCTTCCCCATTGGCATCCATGGTATCATCATTAAAATCATCATATGTTTCGAGCTGGCTGTGAAATTTGTAAGTGGCTAATAAGTTCCAACATGCTTGAAACAAGTAGTGTAAAGGATAGAAGAGTGAAGCTATACCCATTAACTGGTCTCAAACGCTTTAATGCATTACTAGGCTTTGGAGCAATGGAGCTGTACAGACCCTTgtttttcagtttttcctcGAGGGAAGCTCTAACTTTTAGCATTTCCAAACTCTGTGCGCCAATGTGATCCTTCTGCCATGTTAAGGTTTATTTCAGTCAAATTAATAACCTTTTacaccaacaaaaataaatcaaatataaaggTACACTCCCAGTATACTATATTGAGATTCAATAGAAacaaagtaaaagtaaaaaagcaTCACATGCCATGATCTATAATTTACCTGAGGTTtaacttttcttgttttctgtACACCATCCTTTGAGGATTCCAATTCTTGTATCTCAACTTGCTTGTTAGGCTGCATCagtacataaaaaaatgttgaccATTGAGGACATTTTCTAAGGTTGCCATTTGGATGACAGATAAATATAAAAGCCAAGATTAACAAGTGATGAATACCACCACTGTTTCTTCTGTTGATTTGGCAGAGACAAGAGGCTGCTCTTGGTTTTTAACGATAGAATCATTTGTCGTTGGAGCGTTCTCAATATCTGAATTTAGTACTGTTTCTAACccattattttctttaagaatGTCCTCAAGTTCAAATGGAAGTTTTGTGTCAAGTTGTTTTATCTGTTGAGAGAGGCACAcattaaaaaattgcaaaaaccaAGGAAAACAAACTTCATCTCAAATCCAATATTTGTGTGCAATTGCACATCAATGGTGTAAATGTCAGCAGATAACTATGCACAGTTGATGACATCATGTTAGAGAGTTCATATTTCATACATTAATCTAGCATGAATTATACCAGTTTGTATACTGTGTAAGCAAGGCTACCAATATAGGTGTATGCAATATAATAAATCATCCAATATAAGCATACATATTTCCAATAAAGTTAGTTGAAACACTGATTATCTAACAAAACAGGACTAATGAAGCAATGTCATTGGCATATATTTTTACCCTTACATCTACTTCCAGGTTATTGCATTAATGGACAATCCTGTATACAAGAAAGCTAAGGCATGAATAAGTGATATTGGGGCTCTCCATCCGGCCAAAGCTCTTTATGTCACTATGCTAACCATATTCATAAGACAAATGATTTTGGAAACTAGATCCTTATAGTCACAGATATTTagctattttgaaaataacaaaacctGATCCAATAATTTCTTGATCTCTTCAAGGCGAGCTATTATGGGATGATCATGGACTGGCTGCCCTTCAGACTTGAGGAGAAGGAAGAACGTTATTGCTTGGCAATAGGACAGAAAAATAAGCTGCTTCAACTCAAAATAACGCACTTCTCCTTTCATAACTATTTCCCCCTTTTTAACCttcacaaaagataaaaataatgataaaatcaaAGGAAAGCCTCTTTAGATATATTATTGATAGATATAAATTGATTGACTCTACTCCTATACaaaataagcattttttttttatatttatacagGCCAAACTCTTTTTACATGGTTTGCATGACCATGGAtcagggaaaaaagaaaaaccacaAGAGGAACAACCTTGCTTAAAAATGGGTTAATTTCACATTCGAGTTGTCTGTGCACCTCATTTAGTTCTGACAACCAATCAACTAATTCTGGAGCAGACCTGCAAGGAGAAGATAGTCACTAGTCAAGAAGAAGCATAGGACAATGACAGCATTGACATAGACTTAAGATAAAGACAACATCCTAACCTATATAAAACATTCTTTTCTAATGTCAGATATTAAGCTAAAGCAATGCATGAAAAGGTAACATCATAATTTATAACTCATAATCAATAGGCTTAAAGATAAAGACAACATCCTAACCTGTATAAAGCATTCATTTGCTCCTCCTTTGACAAAGCATTCAGTTCATCAACAGTGAAAATTATATCTCTATCCAGTGATTTTATTGCTTCGTTTCCTTTATCAGACACATCCTGTAAAGATATACAAGTTTACTACAAGTTTGATGACAGATACCATACCTCTATACCTCAAAATATATGCCTTCACCATATGTTGAATTTCCCTATTATTCCTTCCACCATTATGTTTTTCCTCTAGTAATATGGAAATTGACCACACTTGGCAATGAACCAATGAGATAATCAGCAGCACTAACCTTCAAAGTTAATTTTTCGTTATCTTTGTCTTCACTTATATCCACAAGGTCATAGTCTTCCATTGTTAAGGATTTTGCCTTCTCCCTTTGTATTTGTAATGCCaattcttcctcttcttttggGGCCTCATCATCACTTGATTGTATCTTAAACCAAAATTTTACAATTACTTAACAGAAACAATAAAATGCACCAGAAAAATCTACAAATTAATGGTTTACATatggaaacattttttttttcatgtgtaCTCACCTCAAAATTTCGATTCTCAGCACCGTGTGAGAATTTTTTCCCACCTAATGTAAGTTTATAATCTTcctcatcatcaacatcatgcATTTCATCATCTCCTCCACCAAACTTTGCCCGTAAATATTTCCTTTGCCTAATCACTAAGCACAGCATATACATAGGTTTAGTGAAACTACATCTCTTGAATAAATTACACTTCAAAAATTTGCACAAGTAACAAAGGCATATTTTAggaagattttttttcataagccTAAACTATAAATACATGCTTAAAAACtgagaatttcaacaaacacagCAGGAATGCATAATGTACAATACGATTTAGCTAAATTTTTGTCACCAAC contains:
- the LOC114419647 gene encoding something about silencing protein 10-like isoform X5, translated to MGKKRSTNYQKKDTKSSKSKTSSRHATYSSDDMDDEIDAFHKQRDIVPLDINDDAEESEDEELPIFDVQDVDEDEDEDEDDEDDDDDDGDDDVAKMIRQRKYLRAKFGGGDDEMHDVDDEEDYKLTLGGKKFSHGAENRNFEIQSSDDEAPKEEEELALQIQREKAKSLTMEDYDLVDISEDKDNEKLTLKDVSDKGNEAIKSLDRDIIFTVDELNALSKEEQMNALYRSAPELVDWLSELNEVHRQLECEINPFLSKVKKGEIVMKGEVRYFELKQLIFLSYCQAITFFLLLKSEGQPVHDHPIIARLEEIKKLLDQIKQLDTKLPFELEDILKENNGLETVLNSDIENAPTTNDSIVKNQEQPLVSAKSTEETVPNKQVEIQELESSKDGVQKTRKVKPQDHIGAQSLEMLKVRASLEEKLKNKGLYSSIAPKPSNALKRLRPVNGQLETYDDFNDDTMDANGEARLINGYGSKQVSQFLNANMKKPKVVSGDDDLPKRDDIGERRRKHELRVLAGAGIRTEDDDGDDQMTDLGPNEVTDEEDDGGSGDSENEFYKQVEQLRAAKLAAKAETYSRNTSVSSLPEIVEGKRHISSQIEKNRGLTRNRNKAKKNPRKNYKLKHQKAVKNRKGQVQSIKRPTAPYGGESSGINAAISRSIRFKS
- the LOC114419647 gene encoding something about silencing protein 10-like isoform X3, with product MGKKRSTNYQKKDTKSSKSKTSSRHATYSSDDMDDEIDAFHKQRDIVPLDINDDAEESEDEELPIFDVQDVDEDEDEDEDDEDDDDDDGDDDVAKMIRQRKYLRAKFGGGDDEMHDVDDEEDYKLTLGGKKFSHGAENRNFEIQSSDDEAPKEEEELALQIQREKAKSLTMEDYDLVDISEDKDNEKLTLKDVSDKGNEAIKSLDRDIIFTVDELNALSKEEQMNALYRSAPELVDWLSELNEVHRQLECEINPFLSKVKKGEIVMKGEVRYFELKQLIFLSYCQAITFFLLLKSEGQPVHDHPIIARLEEIKKLLDQIKQLDTKLPFELEDILKENNGLETVLNSDIENAPTTNDSIVKNQEQPLVSAKSTEETVVPNKQVEIQELESSKDGVQKTRKVKPQDHIGAQSLEMLKVRASLEEKLKNKGLYSSIAPKPSNALKRLRPVNGQLETYDDFNDDTMDANGEARLINGYGSKQVSQFLNANMKKPKVVSGDDDLPKRDDIGERRRKHELRVLAGAGIRTEDDDGDDQMTDLGPNEVTDEEDDGGSGDSENEFYKQVEQLRAAKLAAKAETYSRNTSVSSLPEIVEGKRHISSQIEKNRGLTRNRNKAKKNPRKNYKLKHQKAVKNRKGQVQSIKRPTAPYGGESSGINAAISRSIRFKS
- the LOC114419647 gene encoding something about silencing protein 10-like isoform X2, which produces MGKKRSTNYQKKDTKSSKSKTSSRHATYSSDDMDDEIDAFHKQRDIVPLDINDDAEESEDEELPIFDVQDVDEDEDEDEDDEDDDDDDGDDDVAKMIRQRKYLRAKFGGGDDEMHDVDDEEDYKLTLGGKKFSHGAENRNFEIQSSDDEAPKEEEELALQIQREKAKSLTMEDYDLVDISEDKDNEKLTLKDVSDKGNEAIKSLDRDIIFTVDELNALSKEEQMNALYRSAPELVDWLSELNEVHRQLECEINPFLSKVKKGEIVMKGEVRYFELKQLIFLSYCQAITFFLLLKSEGQPVHDHPIIARLEEIKKLLDQIKQLDTKLPFELEDILKENNGLETVLNSDIENAPTTNDSIVKNQEQPLVSAKSTEETVPNKQVEIQELESSKDGVQKTRKVKPQKDHIGAQSLEMLKVRASLEEKLKNKGLYSSIAPKPSNALKRLRPVNGQLETYDDFNDDTMDANGEARLINGYGSKQVSQFLNANMKKPKVVSGDDDLPKRDDIGERRRKHELRVLAGAGIRTEDDDGDDQMTDLGPNEVTDEEDDGGSGDSENEFYKQVEQLRAAKLAAKAETYSRNTSVSSLPEIVEGKRHISSQIEKNRGLTRNRNKAKKNPRKNYKLKHQKAVKNRKGQVQSIKRPTAPYGGESSGINAAISRSIRFKS
- the LOC114419647 gene encoding something about silencing protein 10-like isoform X4, giving the protein MGKKRSTNYQKKDTKSSKSKTSSRHATYSSDDMDDEIDAFHKQRDIVPLDINDDAEESEDEELPIFDVQDVDEDEDEDEDDEDDDDDDGDDDVAKMIRQRKYLRAKFGGGDDEMHDVDDEEDYKLTLGGKKFSHGAENRNFEIQSSDDEAPKEEEELALQIQREKAKSLTMEDYDLVDISEDKDNEKLTLKDVSDKGNEAIKSLDRDIIFTVDELNALSKEEQMNALYRSAPELVDWLSELNEVHRQLECEINPFLSKVKKGEIVMKGEVRYFELKQLIFLSYCQAITFFLLLKSEGQPVHDHPIIARLEEIKKLLDQIKQLDTKLPFELEDILKENNGLETVLNSDIENAPTTNDSIVKNQEQPLVSAKSTEETPNKQVEIQELESSKDGVQKTRKVKPQKDHIGAQSLEMLKVRASLEEKLKNKGLYSSIAPKPSNALKRLRPVNGQLETYDDFNDDTMDANGEARLINGYGSKQVSQFLNANMKKPKVVSGDDDLPKRDDIGERRRKHELRVLAGAGIRTEDDDGDDQMTDLGPNEVTDEEDDGGSGDSENEFYKQVEQLRAAKLAAKAETYSRNTSVSSLPEIVEGKRHISSQIEKNRGLTRNRNKAKKNPRKNYKLKHQKAVKNRKGQVQSIKRPTAPYGGESSGINAAISRSIRFKS
- the LOC114419647 gene encoding something about silencing protein 10-like isoform X1, with protein sequence MGKKRSTNYQKKDTKSSKSKTSSRHATYSSDDMDDEIDAFHKQRDIVPLDINDDAEESEDEELPIFDVQDVDEDEDEDEDDEDDDDDDGDDDVAKMIRQRKYLRAKFGGGDDEMHDVDDEEDYKLTLGGKKFSHGAENRNFEIQSSDDEAPKEEEELALQIQREKAKSLTMEDYDLVDISEDKDNEKLTLKDVSDKGNEAIKSLDRDIIFTVDELNALSKEEQMNALYRSAPELVDWLSELNEVHRQLECEINPFLSKVKKGEIVMKGEVRYFELKQLIFLSYCQAITFFLLLKSEGQPVHDHPIIARLEEIKKLLDQIKQLDTKLPFELEDILKENNGLETVLNSDIENAPTTNDSIVKNQEQPLVSAKSTEETVVPNKQVEIQELESSKDGVQKTRKVKPQKDHIGAQSLEMLKVRASLEEKLKNKGLYSSIAPKPSNALKRLRPVNGQLETYDDFNDDTMDANGEARLINGYGSKQVSQFLNANMKKPKVVSGDDDLPKRDDIGERRRKHELRVLAGAGIRTEDDDGDDQMTDLGPNEVTDEEDDGGSGDSENEFYKQVEQLRAAKLAAKAETYSRNTSVSSLPEIVEGKRHISSQIEKNRGLTRNRNKAKKNPRKNYKLKHQKAVKNRKGQVQSIKRPTAPYGGESSGINAAISRSIRFKS